A portion of the Streptomyces erythrochromogenes genome contains these proteins:
- a CDS encoding Rieske (2Fe-2S) protein, giving the protein MSAPQSAARRTVLKGAAALAGAAGAGAALTACSTQTNSGGNTPATPTAPVELGAAADVPVGGAKLYRERKLIVSCPAEGQYKAFSAQCTHAGCVLDKIVEGEGNCPCHGSRFDVSTGKVLQGPADRPLPEVPVRAENGKLVAG; this is encoded by the coding sequence ATGTCCGCGCCGCAGTCCGCCGCCCGCCGTACCGTCCTCAAGGGCGCCGCCGCGCTGGCGGGGGCCGCCGGCGCCGGGGCGGCCCTCACGGCCTGCTCCACGCAGACCAACAGCGGCGGCAACACCCCCGCGACCCCCACCGCCCCCGTGGAGCTGGGCGCGGCGGCCGACGTCCCGGTGGGCGGCGCGAAGCTCTACCGGGAGCGGAAGCTGATCGTCAGCTGCCCGGCGGAGGGCCAGTACAAGGCGTTCAGCGCCCAGTGCACGCACGCCGGCTGCGTCCTCGACAAGATCGTCGAGGGCGAGGGGAACTGCCCCTGCCACGGCAGCCGTTTCGACGTCTCCACGGGCAAGGTCCTGCAGGGCCCGGCGGACCGGCCGCTGCCGGAGGTTCCGGTCCGCGCGGAGAACGGCAAGCTCGTCGCGGGCTGA
- a CDS encoding papain-like cysteine protease family protein translates to MRNRNRRLSPAALLTAVLTALLLALPAGTATAADADATAPLALAQKRLNITMQAQQKTNWCWAAGGNTIATWFGRNHSQNQFCNAAFNRQQGTECPNSQATLGNVQTGLRWAGINPGSYVNGWLQYSTVQTEINAGRPIETRIQWSNGGGHMHVVYGYDTASNWVYWGDPWPSSDRYNWASHAWYVNNNTFSWTHSLYRIGA, encoded by the coding sequence ATGCGCAACCGAAACCGGCGGCTTTCCCCGGCCGCCCTCCTCACCGCCGTTCTCACCGCCCTGCTCCTCGCCCTGCCCGCCGGCACCGCCACCGCCGCCGATGCCGACGCGACCGCCCCGCTCGCCCTGGCGCAAAAGCGCCTGAACATCACCATGCAGGCACAGCAGAAGACCAACTGGTGCTGGGCCGCCGGCGGCAACACCATCGCCACCTGGTTCGGCCGCAACCACAGCCAGAACCAGTTCTGCAACGCCGCCTTCAACCGCCAGCAGGGCACCGAGTGCCCGAACAGCCAGGCCACCCTCGGCAACGTCCAGACCGGGCTGCGCTGGGCGGGCATCAACCCCGGCTCGTACGTCAACGGCTGGCTGCAGTACTCCACCGTCCAGACCGAGATCAATGCGGGCCGCCCGATCGAGACCCGCATCCAGTGGTCGAACGGCGGCGGCCACATGCACGTCGTCTACGGCTACGACACCGCGAGCAACTGGGTCTACTGGGGCGACCCCTGGCCCTCCAGCGACCGTTACAACTGGGCCTCCCACGCCTGGTACGTCAACAACAACACCTTCTCCTGGACCCACTCCCTCTACCGGATCGGGGCGTGA